In Streptosporangiales bacterium, the following proteins share a genomic window:
- a CDS encoding TetR family transcriptional regulator — MAIAARERYTPESLLAVAVEVFNERGYDGTSMEHLAQAAGITKSSIYHHVRGKEDILRLALERATGVLFGALDEPGATTGRAVDRLEHVLRRAAEVLIEERPFVTLLLRARGNTDTERWALERRRDLDSRVADLVAEAAADGDLRDDVDPRLATRLLFGMVNSISEWYREGQGTAQPDAIGAAVATLAFDGLRSR, encoded by the coding sequence AATCGCTCCTCGCGGTCGCCGTCGAGGTGTTCAACGAGCGCGGCTACGACGGCACGAGCATGGAACACCTCGCCCAGGCGGCCGGCATCACGAAGTCGTCGATCTACCACCACGTGCGCGGCAAGGAGGACATCCTGCGGCTCGCGCTGGAGCGGGCCACGGGGGTGCTCTTCGGGGCGCTCGACGAGCCGGGCGCGACCACCGGACGTGCGGTCGACCGGCTCGAGCACGTCCTGCGGCGTGCCGCTGAGGTGCTGATCGAGGAGCGGCCGTTCGTCACCCTGCTGCTGCGGGCGCGCGGCAACACCGACACCGAGCGGTGGGCGCTGGAACGCCGCCGCGACCTCGACAGCCGGGTCGCCGACCTCGTCGCCGAGGCCGCCGCCGACGGCGACCTGCGCGACGACGTCGACCCGCGGCTCGCCACCCGCCTGCTCTTCGGCATGGTCAACTCGATCAGCGAGTGGTACCGCGAGGGCCAGGGCACGGCCCAGCCCGACGCGATCGGAGCCGCCGTCGCCACCCTCGCCTTCGACGGACTGCGCAGCCGCTGA